A single region of the Salicibibacter cibi genome encodes:
- a CDS encoding DUF3870 domain-containing protein: MATEHTCFIAGHANLPQGMAAKSVFDTLTITAEVDRKHCVILEASCTLATDHGRQYIHDLLKGISLKTGLAEAEALIRRQYKGKATNALLAAVHDLHRQYESMQEGE; the protein is encoded by the coding sequence ATGGCTACTGAACATACGTGCTTTATTGCCGGACACGCGAATCTTCCGCAAGGGATGGCGGCTAAAAGCGTCTTTGATACACTGACAATCACGGCGGAAGTGGACCGAAAACATTGCGTTATTTTGGAAGCTTCCTGTACGTTGGCGACCGATCACGGCCGTCAATACATCCATGACCTTTTAAAAGGCATTAGTTTAAAGACGGGGTTAGCTGAAGCGGAAGCATTAATTCGCCGTCAATATAAAGGGAAAGCGACGAACGCATTGCTCGCCGCTGTCCACGATTTGCATCGCCAATACGAATCCATGCAGGAAGGGGAATGA
- a CDS encoding leucyl aminopeptidase, whose amino-acid sequence MLAVEKKWSKKSSDQVLVVGVREDDNGLPEELEKGNKSMFAALNRQWTDGAIATKKARVTNMAVLDEDETLQQLIFVGLGTRSSLTLAGLKEAFGAAVKAVHEQKATKIGVLLDTFCDESVSLGEEVATQALSDAVLTASYRFDTYKTKKEEQRNYAYTIYAQNGESEAVRAGIHRGRAFGQGVNLARTLVNLPANDLPPVALAEEAEALAHRYEKISSEILDINELRSLGMHALLAVNRGSDHPAQMIILRYQGEETWENPLALVGKGITFDSGGYSIKPGHGMKTMKSDMGGAAAVLGAFEAIGQMQPQKNVIAIIPATENLINGSAMKPGDVLQTFDGQTIEVNNTDAEGRLILADGVAYARHLGADKIVDISTLTGACVVALGDVITGALSNNDALYEAFEKSAEEAGEPVWRFPTHPRYEEMVRSSDVADLNNSPGREAGTITAGLFIGAFIHETPWIHLDVAGTAFVERETPMGPKGGTGVMVRTLATLARQSNF is encoded by the coding sequence ATGTTAGCTGTCGAAAAGAAATGGTCAAAAAAAAGCAGTGATCAGGTTCTTGTTGTCGGTGTGCGCGAAGATGATAACGGGCTCCCGGAAGAGCTGGAAAAAGGAAACAAATCAATGTTCGCGGCATTGAACAGACAATGGACCGATGGAGCCATCGCGACAAAAAAAGCAAGAGTAACCAACATGGCTGTTTTGGATGAAGATGAAACACTCCAACAGTTGATTTTCGTTGGCCTTGGTACACGCAGCAGCCTCACATTGGCTGGCTTAAAGGAAGCGTTTGGCGCCGCGGTGAAAGCCGTGCATGAGCAAAAAGCAACGAAGATCGGTGTACTACTGGACACCTTTTGCGATGAATCTGTAAGTTTAGGAGAGGAAGTTGCCACGCAGGCGTTGTCGGACGCAGTATTAACAGCCTCTTACCGTTTTGACACCTATAAAACGAAAAAAGAAGAGCAACGCAATTATGCGTATACGATTTACGCACAAAATGGTGAGTCGGAAGCAGTGCGAGCAGGTATCCATCGAGGACGGGCGTTTGGCCAAGGGGTAAACCTGGCACGGACGCTCGTCAACCTCCCTGCCAATGACTTGCCGCCTGTCGCATTAGCAGAGGAAGCAGAGGCATTGGCTCACCGCTATGAAAAGATTTCGTCTGAGATCCTCGACATTAATGAACTGCGTTCCTTGGGAATGCATGCGCTACTCGCGGTAAATCGCGGATCGGATCATCCGGCGCAAATGATTATCTTGCGCTATCAAGGAGAAGAAACGTGGGAGAATCCACTGGCACTTGTGGGGAAAGGGATCACCTTTGATTCCGGCGGGTACTCGATTAAACCCGGCCACGGGATGAAAACGATGAAATCGGATATGGGCGGAGCGGCAGCCGTGCTCGGTGCTTTTGAAGCGATTGGACAAATGCAACCGCAAAAAAACGTGATCGCAATCATTCCCGCGACCGAAAACCTCATCAATGGATCGGCTATGAAGCCGGGGGATGTGCTACAGACGTTTGATGGCCAGACGATCGAGGTGAACAATACAGATGCGGAAGGACGGTTGATCCTTGCGGATGGTGTGGCTTATGCAAGGCATCTGGGTGCGGATAAAATCGTGGATATATCAACACTGACCGGTGCATGTGTCGTGGCATTGGGGGATGTTATAACCGGGGCACTTTCCAATAACGATGCGCTGTATGAAGCGTTTGAAAAGAGTGCGGAAGAAGCAGGGGAGCCGGTTTGGCGTTTTCCGACACATCCGCGTTACGAAGAAATGGTGCGTTCGAGCGATGTGGCCGATTTAAACAATTCCCCCGGACGGGAAGCAGGAACCATTACAGCCGGACTTTTTATTGGCGCTTTTATTCATGAGACGCCGTGGATCCATTTGGATGTTGCCGGTACCGCATTTGTAGAACGCGAGACACCAATGGGCCCTAAAGGTGGCACCGGGGTCATGGTTCGAACACTGGCAACACTCGCCCGGCAATCAAATTTTTAG
- a CDS encoding thiamine pyrophosphate-dependent enzyme → MKTRYQKTMSGGEAIVECMQIEGVEHVFTVPGESFLAVLDALEHQTSIRLVVNRHEGGAGFMGEGYAKASGKPGVVMATRGVGATNASIAIHTAYQDSTPLVVFLGQVQREFRGREGFQEVDFDRGFHDLAKDTIEITDARRVPELVQKAFRVAQTGRPGPVLVSLPEDMLKDEALMTFGPAAHKPKPAPSKEETDKFRELLQQSKRPVVIAGGGVQLSGAEEALRLFAEKHSIPVIAGFRRQDLIDNHHPNYVGHMGLGAARSLVKHFQEADLVIALGTRLSEATSQDYTLVGWEQSLIHIDVDPNTIGKVYAPDLGIVADLKMALEAFTEMICNQTWEEWLQTCKQSFDRIVEKPGDDSIYTSVVETLYNRLPEEALLTNDAGNYATWVNGLFRLKRPNSFIGPANGAMGYGLPAAVGAKLFAPERPVVALCGDGGFMMTMQEVETSIREDAPVICIVFNNQMYGTIRMHQEMHYPEKVIGTGLGTVDFAKMAEAMGANGYTVESGEGFRATLENALQSGKTTVIDVKCDDEPYVAYRKTIDDMRKTFRS, encoded by the coding sequence ATGAAAACACGGTATCAAAAAACAATGTCAGGCGGAGAAGCGATCGTTGAATGTATGCAAATAGAAGGGGTGGAGCACGTCTTCACGGTGCCCGGGGAAAGTTTTCTTGCCGTGTTGGATGCCTTGGAACATCAAACCTCTATCCGGCTCGTCGTGAACCGCCATGAAGGCGGGGCAGGTTTTATGGGGGAAGGGTATGCAAAAGCGAGCGGTAAGCCGGGTGTTGTGATGGCCACTCGGGGGGTTGGAGCCACAAACGCTTCCATCGCCATACATACGGCCTATCAAGACTCGACACCGCTTGTCGTTTTTCTGGGACAGGTACAAAGAGAATTCCGGGGAAGAGAAGGTTTTCAAGAAGTGGATTTTGATCGTGGTTTTCATGATTTGGCGAAGGATACGATAGAAATCACCGATGCCCGGCGCGTACCGGAGTTGGTGCAAAAAGCGTTTCGTGTCGCGCAAACCGGACGCCCGGGACCTGTGCTTGTTTCTTTGCCGGAAGATATGCTTAAAGATGAAGCGTTAATGACCTTTGGACCCGCTGCCCATAAACCAAAACCGGCGCCTTCCAAAGAAGAAACCGATAAATTCCGGGAATTGTTGCAACAATCAAAACGGCCTGTCGTCATCGCCGGAGGAGGTGTACAATTATCCGGTGCCGAGGAAGCATTACGCCTTTTTGCAGAAAAACACTCCATTCCTGTCATCGCAGGATTTCGCAGGCAAGATCTCATTGATAACCACCATCCGAACTATGTGGGGCACATGGGGCTAGGGGCTGCGCGTTCACTAGTCAAACATTTTCAGGAAGCGGATCTCGTGATTGCTTTGGGGACTCGCTTATCGGAAGCGACGTCACAAGACTATACACTTGTCGGATGGGAACAATCGCTCATCCACATCGACGTTGACCCTAATACGATCGGCAAGGTGTATGCTCCGGATCTCGGCATCGTTGCCGACTTGAAAATGGCATTGGAAGCTTTTACGGAAATGATCTGCAATCAAACATGGGAAGAGTGGTTGCAGACATGCAAACAATCCTTCGACCGTATCGTTGAAAAGCCAGGGGATGACTCTATTTATACTTCCGTTGTTGAAACCCTTTATAACCGCTTGCCCGAGGAAGCGCTTCTGACAAATGATGCCGGGAATTACGCTACATGGGTAAATGGCCTTTTTCGTTTGAAACGCCCGAACTCTTTTATTGGTCCGGCAAATGGAGCAATGGGGTATGGGCTGCCAGCAGCGGTAGGGGCAAAGCTTTTTGCTCCGGAACGTCCTGTCGTTGCTTTATGCGGAGACGGAGGATTCATGATGACGATGCAGGAAGTTGAAACGTCGATAAGAGAAGATGCGCCGGTCATCTGTATCGTCTTTAATAATCAGATGTACGGAACGATCCGTATGCATCAAGAGATGCATTATCCTGAGAAAGTAATCGGGACAGGCCTCGGAACTGTGGATTTTGCAAAGATGGCAGAGGCAATGGGAGCCAACGGATATACCGTTGAAAGCGGTGAAGGATTTCGGGCAACTTTGGAAAATGCACTGCAATCCGGGAAAACAACCGTGATTGATGTAAAATGCGACGATGAACCGTATGTTGCCTATCGGAAAACCATTGATGACATGCGTAAGACATTCAGGTCATAG
- a CDS encoding CaiB/BaiF CoA transferase family protein, with amino-acid sequence MENALKGVKVLDLSRVLAGPLGTMLLADMGADVLRVEQPGGSDDIRHWYPFVGEESTYYMAANRNKRSMTLHLKTEKGREIFEALVKNADIVVENFKAGTLDRLGLGYERLKAIKPDIILCSITGYGQTGPMHKHPGYDPVIQAVSGLMDVTGQQDGDPTRVGIPVADIMTSHYVAISLLGH; translated from the coding sequence ATGGAAAACGCATTAAAAGGGGTAAAAGTACTGGATCTTTCGCGTGTGCTTGCCGGTCCGCTGGGAACGATGCTGCTTGCCGATATGGGTGCCGATGTTTTGCGGGTGGAACAACCTGGCGGAAGCGATGATATTCGTCATTGGTATCCGTTTGTCGGTGAAGAAAGTACCTACTATATGGCTGCCAACCGGAATAAACGCTCGATGACACTGCACTTAAAAACAGAAAAAGGCAGGGAAATTTTCGAAGCGCTTGTCAAGAATGCCGATATTGTTGTAGAAAATTTTAAAGCCGGAACCCTCGATCGCCTTGGGCTTGGTTATGAGCGGTTAAAAGCGATTAAGCCGGACATCATTCTTTGTTCCATTACCGGATACGGCCAGACCGGGCCTATGCATAAGCATCCGGGATATGACCCTGTTATTCAAGCGGTCAGTGGATTAATGGATGTCACGGGGCAGCAGGATGGTGATCCGACGCGGGTAGGGATTCCTGTCGCGGATATTATGACGTCCCATTATGTGGCGATTAGTTTGTTGGGGCATTGA
- a CDS encoding acyl-CoA dehydrogenase family protein, translated as MDFSLTEEQQMVQKTVRQFVDDEIMPNIAEWDANGHFEHSILDKMAELGLMGICIPEKYGGSGMDYNTLAIVCEELERGDTTFRTAASVHTGLNSMTILQWGSEEQKQKYLTPLASGKKVGAFGLTEPNAGSDVAAMNSTARKEGDYYILNGSKTWISLCDVADYFLVFAYTGGKEGKHNSISAFIVEREWEGFSSKAIKGKLGIRAGNTGEIFFDDVKVPKENLLGEEGEGFKIAMSALDNGRFTVAAGACGLIMASLEASVAYCHERKTFGKEIGKHQLVQQMIAKMEAGLQMSRLLVFKAGELKNKGVRNTRETSLAKWQACNYANEAANDAVQVHGAYGYSNEYPVERYLRNSKAPVIYEGTREIHTVMQARYALGETEDKPLRKMLPAWPFEE; from the coding sequence TTGGATTTTTCATTAACGGAAGAGCAGCAAATGGTACAAAAAACCGTCCGCCAATTTGTCGATGACGAGATTATGCCGAATATTGCCGAGTGGGATGCAAACGGACATTTTGAACATAGCATTTTGGATAAGATGGCAGAACTCGGCTTAATGGGTATTTGTATTCCGGAAAAATACGGCGGCAGCGGCATGGATTATAATACGCTTGCCATCGTTTGTGAAGAACTGGAGCGGGGGGATACAACCTTTCGGACAGCAGCATCGGTCCACACCGGTTTGAACAGCATGACAATTCTGCAATGGGGATCGGAAGAACAAAAACAAAAATACTTGACCCCCCTTGCTTCCGGGAAAAAAGTCGGAGCATTCGGGCTAACGGAACCGAACGCGGGCTCAGATGTGGCCGCGATGAACAGCACTGCCAGGAAAGAAGGCGATTATTACATCCTGAACGGTTCCAAAACGTGGATTTCCTTATGTGACGTGGCCGATTATTTCCTCGTTTTTGCTTATACAGGGGGAAAAGAAGGGAAACACAACAGCATTTCCGCCTTTATCGTGGAACGGGAGTGGGAAGGATTTAGTTCGAAAGCAATCAAAGGGAAGCTGGGCATTCGCGCAGGAAACACCGGAGAAATTTTCTTCGATGATGTGAAAGTCCCGAAAGAAAATTTGCTCGGGGAAGAAGGTGAAGGGTTTAAGATTGCCATGTCTGCCTTGGATAACGGCCGTTTCACGGTAGCTGCAGGCGCATGCGGATTAATCATGGCAAGTCTGGAAGCATCTGTTGCGTACTGTCATGAACGAAAAACGTTTGGAAAAGAAATCGGCAAGCACCAGCTTGTTCAACAAATGATTGCAAAAATGGAAGCCGGTCTGCAAATGAGCCGGTTGCTCGTATTCAAAGCCGGCGAGCTTAAAAACAAAGGGGTCCGCAATACGCGGGAGACATCGCTGGCAAAATGGCAAGCTTGCAATTATGCCAATGAAGCAGCCAATGACGCGGTGCAAGTTCATGGGGCATATGGGTATTCCAATGAATATCCGGTCGAGCGTTACTTGCGAAATTCCAAAGCCCCGGTGATCTATGAAGGGACAAGAGAAATTCATACCGTGATGCAGGCCCGTTATGCCCTTGGGGAAACGGAAGATAAGCCATTAAGAAAAATGCTGCCTGCGTGGCCTTTTGAGGAATAA
- the dapF gene encoding diaminopimelate epimerase, which produces MHGLGNSYIYVDGFRDPLPNEERLPNLASEVANPYTGIGSDGLILILPSNVADVRMRVFNSDGSEAKNCGNGLRCVSKYAYEHQYVEHENFSIETLGGIVESQVHLDEEGKVSEVTVDMGVPRLKRKDVPMRGKGGALEENAIGVTETINGIDYTFTAVSMGNPHAVFFVDKLADAMIETVGPLIEKADLFPDGTNVEFISTLNASEIDFAVWERGSGITQACGTGACAAVVAAVLNGETKKDEAITVHLPGGDLTIHWSSKDDHVWMKGTAVTVCTGIYFQA; this is translated from the coding sequence ATGCACGGGCTTGGAAATAGCTATATTTATGTAGATGGCTTCAGAGACCCCCTTCCGAATGAAGAGCGTTTGCCCAACTTAGCGTCCGAAGTTGCCAATCCCTACACCGGCATTGGCTCGGACGGACTGATTCTTATTCTTCCCTCGAACGTTGCGGATGTGCGAATGCGGGTGTTTAACAGCGATGGTTCTGAAGCAAAAAATTGCGGAAATGGTTTGCGCTGCGTCTCCAAATACGCATATGAGCATCAATATGTTGAGCACGAGAATTTTTCCATTGAGACACTCGGAGGGATCGTTGAATCCCAGGTCCATCTTGATGAAGAGGGAAAGGTCTCTGAAGTCACGGTAGATATGGGCGTCCCCCGCCTTAAACGAAAAGACGTACCGATGCGCGGCAAGGGCGGGGCTCTCGAGGAGAATGCCATCGGTGTGACGGAAACTATTAATGGGATCGATTACACATTCACCGCCGTTTCCATGGGGAATCCTCATGCTGTTTTTTTCGTGGATAAACTTGCGGATGCCATGATTGAAACGGTAGGTCCTCTCATAGAGAAAGCGGATCTTTTCCCGGATGGTACAAATGTGGAGTTTATTTCCACACTGAACGCGTCGGAAATAGATTTTGCCGTGTGGGAACGTGGCAGCGGTATAACGCAAGCGTGCGGCACCGGTGCTTGCGCGGCAGTTGTAGCGGCTGTGTTGAATGGGGAGACAAAAAAAGACGAAGCGATTACTGTCCACCTGCCGGGAGGTGACTTAACGATCCATTGGTCGTCAAAAGATGATCATGTGTGGATGAAAGGGACGGCAGTCACCGTTTGTACGGGGATATACTTCCAAGCGTGA
- a CDS encoding YuzB family protein, whose translation MFPIVEFCVSNLASGTHPVLEALEKDPGLEVVEYGCLGFCTTCAENDYALVDGEVITGADSDDLLANIYAFLEEEGMI comes from the coding sequence ATGTTTCCCATTGTCGAGTTCTGTGTCAGTAACTTGGCTAGCGGAACCCATCCTGTGCTGGAAGCATTAGAAAAAGATCCGGGCTTGGAAGTCGTCGAATATGGATGTCTCGGATTTTGCACGACTTGTGCCGAAAATGACTACGCACTTGTGGACGGTGAAGTGATTACCGGCGCAGATAGTGATGATCTGCTCGCCAATATTTATGCGTTTCTTGAAGAAGAAGGCATGATATAG
- a CDS encoding CaiB/BaiF CoA transferase family protein — MRDREKKAQHVDLSLLDVQVSSLANVASSYLLKNHVTERMGNAHGNITPYETFRCADDPIMIAAGNDRMFAEVAKVVEHPEWADDERFKTNRDRIEHRDELRSLLEDVFLQKTAAEWEERLTEHGVPCGAVNNIEQVFDHPQVRHREMVQTGEHETLGETTFVRNPIRANGETLSIDQAPPVLGANTEEVLAGELGLDEESLQVLRKEGII, encoded by the coding sequence GTGCGCGACCGGGAAAAAAAGGCACAACACGTTGACCTTTCTCTTTTAGATGTGCAAGTCAGTTCCCTTGCCAATGTTGCAAGCAGTTACCTTTTGAAAAACCATGTCACCGAACGGATGGGTAACGCCCACGGGAATATAACACCGTATGAAACATTCCGGTGCGCCGATGACCCAATTATGATCGCAGCCGGAAATGACCGGATGTTCGCGGAAGTGGCAAAGGTGGTGGAGCATCCGGAGTGGGCGGACGACGAGCGCTTTAAGACGAATCGTGACCGCATCGAGCATCGTGACGAACTCCGCTCCCTGCTAGAAGATGTATTTTTACAAAAAACAGCGGCGGAATGGGAGGAGCGATTAACGGAACACGGTGTTCCATGCGGCGCTGTGAATAACATTGAGCAGGTATTCGACCATCCTCAAGTCCGACACCGTGAAATGGTTCAGACGGGGGAGCATGAAACGCTGGGGGAAACGACATTCGTACGAAATCCCATCCGGGCAAACGGGGAAACGTTGTCCATCGATCAAGCGCCTCCCGTACTGGGCGCAAATACAGAAGAAGTATTGGCAGGAGAACTGGGTTTGGACGAAGAAAGTTTACAGGTGCTCAGAAAAGAAGGTATTATTTAA
- a CDS encoding NAD(P)/FAD-dependent oxidoreductase, with the protein MRKLVIVGGGYGGMKVMQQLSTKDLPHDYEIILVDKLPYHCFKTEYYALAAGTESDHEIRVPFPKHVRHQFGTVQNIDLAEKKISITTDQAKSEVLEYDKIVIGLGATDKYHGVPGAKEHTFSIQSMENTRRTYEAISNLPPHSSVSVVGAGLSGVELAAELRESRHDLNIRLFDRGETILPMFPRRLSTYVTSWFQKHDVEIVSNSDITRVSADALYNHDERIKADAVIWTAGVQPSNVTRELDVEKDDKKQIILTKHHHIPDYPDAFVVGDCASLPHAPSAQLAEKQGEQIVDILKLQWKGEKLPDTMPDLKLKGTLGSLGKKKGFGTMMGEKAAVTGRVARLLKSGVLWMYKYHSGV; encoded by the coding sequence ATGCGAAAACTTGTAATAGTAGGCGGCGGCTACGGCGGGATGAAAGTCATGCAACAATTGAGCACTAAAGATTTGCCCCACGACTACGAGATTATCCTTGTAGATAAACTGCCCTATCACTGCTTTAAAACCGAATATTATGCGTTAGCTGCAGGCACCGAATCGGATCATGAAATCCGTGTACCTTTTCCAAAACATGTTCGCCACCAATTCGGGACAGTGCAAAACATTGATCTCGCAGAGAAAAAAATAAGTATAACTACCGATCAAGCGAAGAGTGAAGTTCTGGAGTACGATAAAATCGTGATCGGTCTCGGGGCAACAGACAAGTATCATGGCGTTCCGGGTGCGAAAGAACATACATTTAGCATCCAAAGCATGGAAAATACCCGTCGTACATATGAAGCCATCAGCAATCTTCCTCCCCATTCCAGTGTTTCCGTTGTCGGGGCGGGTTTGTCAGGGGTAGAATTAGCTGCCGAGTTACGGGAAAGCAGGCATGACCTTAACATCCGTCTTTTTGACCGCGGGGAAACGATTTTGCCGATGTTCCCAAGGCGGCTGAGTACATACGTAACTTCTTGGTTTCAAAAACATGACGTAGAAATCGTTAGCAATTCCGACATTACACGTGTTTCTGCCGATGCGCTCTACAACCATGACGAGCGAATCAAAGCAGATGCAGTGATCTGGACCGCCGGTGTACAACCCTCTAACGTCACCCGCGAATTGGACGTTGAAAAAGACGATAAAAAACAAATTATCCTCACCAAGCATCATCATATTCCGGATTATCCCGATGCCTTTGTCGTTGGAGACTGTGCGAGCCTTCCCCACGCCCCAAGCGCACAACTTGCGGAAAAACAGGGCGAGCAAATTGTTGACATCCTGAAACTGCAATGGAAAGGTGAAAAACTTCCGGACACAATGCCTGACTTAAAATTGAAAGGCACGCTTGGATCTCTTGGAAAGAAAAAAGGATTCGGCACGATGATGGGAGAAAAGGCTGCCGTCACCGGACGTGTTGCCCGCCTCTTAAAAAGTGGTGTTTTATGGATGTACAAGTACCATTCCGGTGTTTAA
- a CDS encoding saccharopine dehydrogenase family protein, producing the protein MKIVVLGAGLMGKEAARDLVNSSGVEKVALADIDLNRAEFICKQLNAPALKGYRVDASDPTELSAFIADYDVMINALFYSFNEIVAGAAIEAGVHCVDLGGHIGNVTDRVLKKDNDAKRKGVTIIPDLGVAPGMINILSGHGIGKLDRAQSVQLYVGGIPMRPEPPLEYNHVFSMEGLLDHYTDPASIIRNGSKDCIPSLSEIEKIYFDRFGPLEAFHTSGGTSTLSRSFPSLNTLEYKTIRYPGHAEKFKLLVDLNLTDKNYSIDVNGQRINPREVLLKTLEPIVDLKDKDDAVLLRVIVEGIREGKSSAYTYEMITMKDREHEVTAMARATANTISVVAQMIASGEIHKRGVCPPEQIVPGDSYIEAMGERNVIITESVTED; encoded by the coding sequence TTGAAAATAGTTGTTCTAGGTGCCGGTTTAATGGGAAAAGAAGCGGCGAGGGATCTTGTAAACAGTTCCGGTGTTGAAAAAGTAGCTCTTGCCGATATTGATCTCAATCGCGCGGAATTCATATGTAAACAACTTAATGCCCCGGCTTTAAAAGGGTACCGTGTGGATGCAAGCGACCCTACTGAATTATCAGCTTTCATTGCCGACTATGATGTGATGATTAATGCCCTCTTCTACTCTTTTAATGAAATCGTCGCCGGAGCGGCCATTGAAGCCGGCGTCCATTGTGTGGACTTGGGCGGACACATCGGGAATGTGACGGACCGAGTGCTAAAAAAAGATAATGATGCCAAACGAAAAGGTGTGACGATTATTCCCGATCTCGGAGTAGCCCCCGGCATGATCAATATTTTATCGGGACACGGGATCGGGAAACTCGACCGTGCACAGTCGGTGCAGTTATATGTGGGCGGCATTCCTATGCGGCCGGAACCTCCTTTGGAATATAACCATGTGTTTTCCATGGAGGGGTTACTTGATCATTACACGGATCCTGCTTCGATTATTCGCAATGGAAGCAAGGATTGCATCCCTTCCCTATCTGAAATTGAAAAGATATATTTTGATCGTTTCGGTCCATTGGAAGCGTTTCATACGTCCGGAGGAACATCGACGTTGAGCCGCTCGTTTCCGAGCTTGAATACGTTGGAATATAAAACTATCCGCTATCCGGGTCATGCTGAAAAGTTCAAACTGCTCGTGGATTTGAATTTAACGGACAAGAATTATTCCATCGATGTGAATGGACAACGCATCAACCCTCGGGAAGTGTTGCTAAAAACGCTTGAACCCATCGTTGACTTAAAAGATAAAGATGATGCCGTTCTTTTGCGTGTCATTGTCGAAGGGATTCGCGAGGGAAAATCATCGGCGTATACGTATGAGATGATAACCATGAAAGACCGCGAGCATGAGGTGACAGCGATGGCAAGGGCTACGGCCAACACCATTTCCGTAGTCGCGCAAATGATAGCGTCCGGAGAAATTCATAAACGAGGCGTCTGTCCCCCTGAGCAAATCGTACCCGGGGACAGCTACATCGAAGCGATGGGCGAGCGGAACGTCATTATTACGGAATCTGTGACGGAGGATTGA
- a CDS encoding NifU family protein has protein sequence MTEAVGDITGQVREVLEKLRPFLLRDGGDVELVEVEDGIVKLRLMGACGTCPSSTITLKAGIERALTEEVPGVTEIEQVF, from the coding sequence ATGACAGAAGCTGTAGGAGACATCACTGGCCAAGTACGGGAAGTACTCGAAAAACTTCGTCCATTCCTTCTTCGGGACGGCGGCGACGTCGAACTGGTCGAAGTGGAAGATGGCATTGTAAAACTACGTTTAATGGGTGCGTGCGGCACTTGCCCATCCTCAACGATTACATTAAAAGCCGGAATTGAACGGGCACTCACAGAAGAGGTTCCCGGTGTCACGGAAATCGAACAGGTCTTTTAG
- a CDS encoding DUF1462 family protein translates to MSITITVYGAEKKCASCVNLPSALETKDWLEALLNRKYENQALAFEYIDIEDPKAGHEEFAYQIIEDDRMYPLVAINGDVVAEGNPKLKDIYSKIDHLAK, encoded by the coding sequence ATGTCAATCACCATTACCGTATACGGTGCTGAGAAAAAATGTGCAAGTTGTGTGAATTTACCCTCGGCTTTGGAAACGAAAGATTGGTTGGAGGCGTTGCTCAACAGGAAATATGAGAACCAAGCCTTGGCTTTTGAATATATTGACATTGAGGATCCGAAAGCAGGGCATGAAGAATTTGCTTACCAAATTATTGAAGATGATCGAATGTACCCGTTGGTTGCCATTAATGGAGATGTTGTTGCCGAAGGGAATCCGAAATTGAAGGATATATACTCAAAAATCGATCATTTGGCGAAATAA